In Paenibacillus sp. BIC5C1, a genomic segment contains:
- a CDS encoding sulfurtransferase → MKNIVSMRWLLARMYEPDVVIADCRFLLGQPDAGRQAYEAGHIPGAVYLDLEKDLSSPVSTHGGRHPLPDPAELASRLSKAGIGSNTRIIAYDDQGGMNASRLWWLLRYLGHDQVYVMDEGFSAWQNAKFPVTKDVPVQIPASFEVNVQPELLASVEDVQQASADGSAVLIDSRDARRYAGLEEPIDAKAGHIPGAVNYFWKDVLDWDGRWTDTGVLEERFSKLDKDGAIIVYCGSGVSACPNVIALEEAGYTNVKLYSGSWSDWISYEGNSVATGEE, encoded by the coding sequence CTTGCTCGGTCAACCAGATGCCGGAAGACAAGCTTACGAGGCTGGACATATTCCAGGTGCTGTCTATCTCGATCTGGAAAAGGATCTTTCCTCTCCTGTATCTACCCATGGAGGACGTCACCCGCTACCAGATCCGGCTGAACTTGCAAGTCGTCTCTCCAAAGCTGGCATCGGCTCGAATACACGCATTATTGCCTACGATGACCAAGGTGGTATGAACGCATCGCGGTTGTGGTGGTTACTTCGTTATCTGGGACATGATCAGGTGTATGTCATGGACGAAGGGTTCTCCGCCTGGCAGAATGCCAAGTTCCCGGTGACTAAGGATGTGCCGGTTCAGATTCCGGCTTCGTTTGAGGTGAACGTGCAGCCAGAGCTATTGGCGAGTGTTGAGGATGTGCAGCAAGCATCTGCTGACGGCTCAGCTGTACTAATCGACTCCCGTGATGCTCGCCGCTATGCGGGTCTAGAGGAACCCATTGATGCCAAGGCCGGACATATTCCGGGTGCGGTGAATTATTTTTGGAAAGATGTGTTGGATTGGGATGGACGTTGGACAGATACTGGGGTGTTAGAAGAGCGTTTCAGCAAGCTGGACAAGGATGGCGCGATTATCGTGTATTGTGGCTCCGGTGTCTCTGCTTGCCCGAATGTAATTGCGTTGGAAGAAGCGGGATACACGAATGTGAAGTTGTATTCAGGAAGCTGGAGCGATTGGATCAGTTATGAGGGGAATTCGGTGGCTACCGGGGAAGAATAA
- a CDS encoding imm11 family protein yields the protein MKYYFLESQYPRRGFISGGTTFTPKLGMNYLAIENPLPEGTTAEVELLSTVRNLKVDYFETITGTRHVSDRFKTLLEETKTNTQFIPTTVCYHDGRSVEKTYWTAHHLDRLDVFDYENSEYGRKAVIAASVQQPPRKIVKVVSRVGLHEEQIGEHEFFMLDYINIFKPIISKDFYEVCRKHKLNLNVTGVGNISI from the coding sequence ATGAAGTATTACTTTCTGGAATCTCAATACCCACGTAGAGGGTTTATTAGTGGCGGAACGACCTTCACTCCCAAATTAGGTATGAATTATTTGGCGATAGAGAATCCGCTGCCAGAGGGGACAACGGCAGAAGTTGAGTTACTGTCTACGGTGCGCAATCTGAAAGTAGATTATTTTGAGACGATCACAGGAACAAGGCATGTATCAGATCGTTTTAAAACGTTGTTGGAGGAAACTAAAACAAACACACAGTTTATTCCGACAACTGTGTGTTACCACGACGGTCGTTCGGTTGAAAAAACCTATTGGACTGCACATCACCTTGATCGTTTGGATGTTTTCGATTATGAAAATTCGGAATATGGGCGCAAAGCGGTCATTGCTGCATCTGTACAACAGCCTCCACGTAAAATAGTCAAAGTTGTATCTCGAGTCGGCCTTCATGAAGAGCAAATTGGCGAGCATGAATTTTTTATGCTGGACTATATAAATATCTTCAAACCCATTATTTCAAAAGATTTTTACGAAGTATGCCGAAAACATAAGCTGAATCTGAACGTTACAGGAGTCGGAAATATAAGCATCTAA
- a CDS encoding FAD-dependent oxidoreductase, with product MIKQKIVIIGAGLVGASMAYHLAKRNQDVTVIERHPAAAREVTDKSFAWIHTTHRVAPDYWHLYDAALEEYHVLQQELSELEIHWRGALTWDTPPLREQLHFQKLNREQLEALEPNLLDYPDEAMYVREEGAVDPIGITELLLNKAREYGAKIQFDTNVTQLQHEDSRLVGVHTSNGFLESDVVVLAAGTGVPELCNPLGCPVPVTSSPSILIRMKTANKLIHTLISNAQFEARQLTDYTLLAAEDYIDESEENGPEAVGKRAFDTLRRSLKDGNQLELESIKVGLRPMPEDGYPIVGFQDHVKGLYLTVMHSAITLAPLIARLAASEIIDRESRIELEPCRLSRF from the coding sequence TTGATTAAACAAAAAATTGTGATTATTGGCGCAGGTCTTGTTGGGGCGTCCATGGCCTATCATCTAGCCAAAAGAAATCAAGATGTAACCGTTATTGAACGACATCCTGCAGCGGCGCGCGAAGTCACGGATAAATCTTTTGCCTGGATACATACGACTCATAGGGTGGCTCCCGATTACTGGCATTTATATGATGCGGCTTTGGAAGAATATCATGTACTTCAGCAAGAATTATCCGAACTGGAAATTCATTGGCGCGGAGCGTTGACTTGGGACACTCCGCCGCTAAGAGAGCAACTCCACTTTCAAAAATTAAACCGGGAGCAGCTTGAGGCATTGGAGCCGAATCTGCTGGACTATCCGGATGAAGCGATGTATGTCCGCGAAGAAGGTGCGGTAGACCCCATAGGGATAACGGAGCTGTTGTTGAACAAAGCACGGGAGTATGGAGCAAAGATTCAGTTCGATACCAACGTTACACAGCTTCAGCATGAAGATTCACGCCTGGTCGGCGTGCATACGTCCAACGGTTTTCTGGAGTCGGATGTCGTAGTATTGGCTGCAGGTACAGGCGTCCCCGAACTTTGCAACCCGTTAGGTTGCCCAGTGCCAGTAACGTCGTCGCCTTCCATTCTGATTCGGATGAAAACTGCGAATAAACTGATCCATACATTAATCTCCAATGCGCAATTTGAAGCGCGTCAACTGACAGATTATACGCTGCTGGCTGCGGAAGATTATATCGACGAGTCGGAAGAAAACGGACCAGAGGCAGTTGGTAAGAGGGCGTTCGACACGTTGCGTCGCAGTCTGAAAGATGGGAATCAACTGGAACTGGAAAGCATAAAGGTCGGGTTGAGACCAATGCCTGAAGACGGCTATCCGATTGTGGGTTTCCAAGATCACGTAAAGGGACTTTATCTAACCGTGATGCATTCTGCAATTACACTGGCGCCGCTGATTGCACGTCTGGCTGCAAGTGAAATCATCGATCGGGAATCAAGAATTGAATTAGAACCTTGTCGACTCTCCCGATTTTAG
- a CDS encoding exosporium glycoprotein BclB-related protein, with protein sequence MSFLSTGPIENNPVSGVRPTQSVTVRMDNRSDVTASTIQMQGYYMSGGLRVLYISESFDIAPNQVITNNYFANLDAFEFTFTTTMMVDDPVQVSVWGKSSTGSLVTAHRLVSSELLSEIPSVTGATGATGATGATGTAGTTGATGATGTPGVTGVTGATGTPGAAGVTGATGTPGAAGVTGATGTAGTTGATGATGTPGAAGVTGATGTPGVTGVTGATGTPGETGVTGATGTPGATGVTGATGTPGATGVTGATGTPGETGATGATGTPGETGVTGATGTPGATGVTGATGTPGVTGVTGATGTPGATGVTGATGTPGATGVTGATGTAGTTGATGATGTAGTTGATGATGAAGSGAIIPYASGLPVALTTVLGGLLNTSSLVGFGNNATGISVNGGIIDLTGAAGTLLNFAFSASRPGTITSLAAYFSTTAGLSLVGSTVTITAQLYHSTTPNNSFTAVPGAVVTLAPPLTGILSLGTISSGLTTGLSIPVAAGDRLLMVFSASVTAGIDVASTIAGYASGSLTIT encoded by the coding sequence ATGAGCTTTTTATCAACAGGGCCGATTGAAAACAATCCTGTTAGTGGTGTAAGACCGACTCAGTCAGTTACCGTGAGGATGGATAACCGCAGCGATGTGACAGCCTCAACTATACAGATGCAAGGGTATTACATGAGTGGTGGATTGAGGGTTCTGTATATCAGTGAATCTTTTGACATCGCACCAAATCAAGTCATAACCAACAACTACTTTGCCAATCTGGATGCCTTCGAGTTTACTTTTACAACAACAATGATGGTTGATGATCCTGTTCAAGTATCCGTATGGGGGAAGAGCAGCACAGGTTCTTTGGTAACAGCCCATCGATTGGTTTCCTCAGAATTGCTGAGTGAAATTCCGAGCGTCACTGGAGCCACAGGCGCAACAGGGGCTACGGGAGCGACAGGTACGGCAGGTACAACGGGAGCTACGGGAGCGACAGGTACACCAGGTGTAACCGGAGTAACGGGAGCGACAGGTACGCCAGGTGCAGCCGGAGTAACGGGAGCGACAGGTACGCCAGGTGCAGCCGGAGTAACAGGAGCAACAGGTACGGCAGGCACAACCGGAGCTACGGGAGCGACAGGTACGCCAGGTGCAGCCGGAGTAACAGGAGCGACAGGTACACCAGGCGTAACCGGAGTAACGGGAGCGACAGGTACACCAGGCGAAACGGGAGTAACGGGAGCGACAGGCACACCTGGTGCAACCGGAGTAACGGGAGCAACAGGCACACCTGGTGCAACCGGAGTAACGGGAGCGACAGGTACACCAGGCGAAACGGGAGCTACGGGAGCGACAGGTACACCAGGCGAAACGGGAGTAACGGGAGCGACAGGCACACCTGGTGCAACCGGAGTAACGGGAGCGACAGGTACGCCAGGTGTAACCGGAGTAACGGGAGCAACAGGCACACCAGGTGCAACCGGAGTAACGGGAGCGACAGGCACACCAGGTGCAACCGGAGTAACGGGAGCAACAGGTACCGCGGGTACAACTGGAGCTACGGGAGCAACAGGTACCGCGGGTACAACTGGAGCTACGGGAGCAACAGGGGCAGCAGGTTCTGGAGCAATCATCCCTTACGCATCAGGCCTGCCTGTTGCATTGACTACGGTATTAGGCGGACTTTTGAATACCTCCAGTTTAGTTGGATTTGGCAACAATGCTACAGGAATAAGTGTTAACGGAGGGATTATTGATCTCACAGGCGCTGCAGGCACCTTGCTTAACTTTGCTTTCTCGGCATCGCGTCCAGGAACGATTACTTCACTGGCCGCTTATTTCAGTACAACAGCTGGGCTTAGCTTGGTTGGATCTACAGTAACCATAACTGCACAATTATACCATTCGACTACACCTAATAACTCCTTTACCGCTGTACCGGGTGCAGTGGTAACCTTGGCTCCACCACTGACCGGCATTTTGTCATTGGGCACAATATCCAGCGGATTGACCACAGGACTGAGTATTCCAGTAGCTGCCGGTGATCGTCTGCTTATGGTGTTCTCAGCATCAGTAACGGCCGGAATTGATGTGGCTTCAACCATAGCCGGATATGCAAGCGGCAGTCTTACCATCACTTAA
- a CDS encoding NAD(P)H-dependent oxidoreductase: MKTLVILAHPNIEVSRVNQRWKDELLQHSDITIHEIDKAYPDWNIDVSREQKLLEAYDHIILQFPLYWYSYPPLLKKWLDDVFTYGWAYGSTGNKLHGKKMGLAISIGDKKESYTKDGSVSFTVEEVVTPFKASINHVGAVALPYFAVFGASFQATDEEINQSAQDYIRYIHKYQNEVRNLSI; this comes from the coding sequence ATGAAAACACTGGTCATTCTGGCGCATCCCAATATAGAGGTCTCAAGAGTAAATCAACGTTGGAAAGATGAGCTGCTGCAGCACTCCGATATTACAATTCATGAGATTGATAAAGCCTATCCTGATTGGAACATCGATGTTTCCAGAGAACAGAAGTTACTTGAAGCATATGATCATATTATTTTGCAGTTTCCGTTATATTGGTACAGCTATCCACCGTTATTGAAAAAGTGGTTAGATGATGTTTTTACTTACGGATGGGCGTATGGATCAACAGGTAACAAATTGCATGGTAAAAAGATGGGTTTGGCCATATCCATTGGCGACAAGAAGGAAAGTTACACGAAGGATGGTTCAGTTTCCTTTACTGTGGAAGAGGTGGTTACGCCTTTCAAGGCCAGCATAAATCATGTTGGAGCCGTAGCGTTACCGTATTTTGCAGTCTTTGGTGCCTCATTTCAAGCTACCGATGAAGAAATTAACCAAAGTGCACAAGATTATATCCGTTATATCCATAAGTATCAGAATGAGGTTAGGAATCTATCGATTTGA
- a CDS encoding winged helix-turn-helix transcriptional regulator produces MKQYNLGIEATLEIIGGKWKALIICLLMSGVKRTGELQRSIDGISQKVLIQQLRELERDGLVSRHVYQQMPPKVEYSLTEYGVTANKIVDVMCTWGRENIALRQQQGEDIILLENKEPAF; encoded by the coding sequence ATGAAGCAATATAACCTGGGAATCGAAGCAACACTCGAAATTATTGGCGGCAAATGGAAAGCGCTAATCATATGTTTATTAATGTCCGGTGTGAAAAGGACAGGCGAGTTACAGCGCAGTATAGACGGTATCTCGCAAAAGGTCCTGATCCAGCAATTACGCGAACTTGAAAGAGACGGCCTTGTCAGTAGACATGTTTACCAACAGATGCCGCCCAAAGTCGAATACAGCCTTACGGAGTATGGAGTTACCGCCAACAAGATCGTGGATGTGATGTGTACATGGGGGCGGGAGAATATAGCATTAAGGCAACAACAAGGAGAAGACATTATATTATTGGAAAATAAAGAGCCTGCGTTTTGA
- a CDS encoding SDR family NAD(P)-dependent oxidoreductase, with product MKNYLVFGASKGLGDAFVRGVPEQGDKVWVVSRTKPDNLKLDDGVERIWIQADLSTLDSSEQICDALQNETLDVLIYNVGIWEKEGFEDHYTFDKDTPADISNLIHVNVTSAIVSIQALLPHLRKSTAGKIILIGSTAGLSNANSTQVSFVASKFAIRGVTEALREHTRNDRIAVTCINPGELAAEVPYKDGIDRALSEYNGTRIPLQDMVSIVKCIVGLSNAACVKEINMPAITDLNA from the coding sequence TTGAAAAACTATCTTGTATTTGGTGCTAGCAAAGGATTAGGAGATGCATTTGTCAGGGGGGTTCCTGAACAAGGCGATAAAGTCTGGGTTGTGTCCCGCACGAAACCTGATAACTTGAAGCTCGACGATGGCGTAGAACGCATTTGGATACAGGCAGATCTGTCTACGCTTGATTCATCCGAACAGATCTGCGATGCCCTTCAGAACGAGACTTTGGATGTTCTCATTTACAATGTGGGCATTTGGGAAAAAGAGGGGTTCGAGGACCACTATACGTTCGATAAGGACACCCCCGCCGACATCAGTAATCTGATTCATGTGAATGTAACATCCGCTATTGTAAGCATTCAGGCATTATTGCCCCACCTCAGGAAATCAACAGCAGGCAAAATCATTCTTATTGGCTCAACTGCGGGTCTGAGCAATGCGAACAGTACACAGGTATCTTTTGTAGCCTCCAAATTTGCCATTCGTGGGGTTACAGAAGCCCTGAGAGAACATACAAGAAACGATCGGATCGCGGTTACATGTATCAACCCGGGAGAACTCGCAGCCGAAGTTCCATATAAAGATGGCATTGACCGCGCTCTTTCCGAATATAATGGTACACGCATCCCTCTTCAAGATATGGTTTCTATTGTAAAGTGCATTGTCGGCCTGTCGAATGCAGCCTGTGTAAAAGAAATTAATATGCCGGCAATTACGGATCTGAACGCATAA
- a CDS encoding MerR family transcriptional regulator, giving the protein MHSNVDTELQHHISTDSPNKVETFTIGEVAKMIGSKVRTIRYYDEIGLVKPTNYTEGGHRLYSTEDVWRLELTATLRYLDFGIEEISQLFSGELSIDKALDWQIETLSIQASALTNMISILQQAKQQQGGSLRYLYDLVQAKASNVEKRKKFINENVESSNLFEGVPPDYQAPMLHYFNKHIVNQKKTTAIEIAAWNELQEIINDPQFMKDMKITNFAFFINELQPRYDADTWIKKLDQIYVRLTHALESKKSADSPEVQAIIEESVSLYDNAEQTIYNEDFLISFLEHAEQTHSPLIDRVNRLCAIMSPQLNLLAEGNLIFFQNLQQRIIPLQSHSSVQPKG; this is encoded by the coding sequence TTGCATTCAAATGTCGATACAGAGCTGCAGCATCACATCTCCACTGATTCTCCGAATAAGGTAGAGACCTTTACGATTGGAGAAGTAGCTAAAATGATTGGTTCTAAGGTCAGAACTATTCGATACTATGATGAAATCGGGTTAGTGAAGCCCACAAATTATACAGAAGGAGGACATCGACTCTATTCAACCGAGGATGTGTGGCGGTTAGAGCTCACTGCAACGCTCCGCTACTTGGATTTTGGTATTGAAGAGATTAGCCAGTTATTTTCTGGAGAGTTATCGATTGATAAAGCACTCGACTGGCAGATTGAAACCCTTTCGATCCAAGCTAGCGCGCTAACCAATATGATATCTATTTTACAACAAGCGAAGCAGCAACAAGGGGGTTCCTTGCGTTACCTTTACGACCTCGTTCAAGCCAAAGCGTCCAATGTTGAAAAGCGGAAAAAGTTCATTAATGAGAATGTTGAAAGTTCTAATCTCTTTGAAGGAGTTCCTCCAGACTATCAGGCTCCCATGCTGCATTACTTTAATAAACATATTGTAAATCAAAAGAAAACAACGGCAATAGAAATAGCTGCATGGAATGAGTTACAAGAAATTATAAATGATCCCCAATTCATGAAAGACATGAAAATCACTAACTTTGCATTCTTTATTAATGAACTACAACCCCGCTATGATGCTGATACATGGATCAAGAAGCTGGATCAAATCTATGTTCGATTAACCCATGCGTTGGAAAGTAAAAAGTCTGCTGACAGTCCTGAAGTTCAGGCCATCATTGAAGAGTCGGTCTCTCTATATGACAATGCAGAGCAAACGATCTATAACGAGGATTTCCTTATTTCCTTTTTGGAACATGCCGAGCAGACTCATTCGCCGCTCATTGATCGGGTCAACAGGTTGTGTGCCATTATGAGTCCGCAATTAAACTTGCTTGCAGAAGGAAATCTAATTTTTTTTCAAAACCTGCAACAAAGGATAATACCATTACAAAGTCACTCCAGTGTACAGCCCAAAGGCTAG
- a CDS encoding acetylhydrolase codes for MRFLEVLFVVFNIMMVGWIIFAKNKTLRNLLIGFGVSAILMLMHGIIEGMRWPMIPAYVMTVIPFVVVITKLKSKSRQEEEQTTRKRSVVKLIFVTILMVVYSAAAVVLPILLPVFTFDMPTGPYKIGTVTYDWVDDQREEILTSDPSDKRELMVQIWYPADAKAKGKPQAYHSNMDVFAEGYHKMFNVPKLLFSSIGYVKTHAIEHAEISNAEPSYPVLLFSHGLTGNKMQNTFQVEQLVSQGYIVVGIDHTYSSTASIFPNGRVAPLIMLDINSIADLDEANIQWVEDARFVLDQVEQLAANDPERRFTGRMDMNNVGMFGHSFGGATSVQALMTDSRIKAALNMDGALYGERRIPEEGLKKPFMMMSADSSVESMKKVTEGSPIDMMKEVLPRFDHVTTGGNYWMILNKTNHLSFTDMVLFSPLFQLMQGRDVREGLSLITDYSQDFFDHYLKGKPFELIGQNVGEHPKFTLLHD; via the coding sequence ATGAGGTTTTTAGAAGTTTTGTTTGTTGTTTTTAATATTATGATGGTGGGTTGGATTATATTTGCGAAAAACAAGACGCTGCGTAATTTGCTTATTGGATTTGGCGTGTCTGCCATTCTCATGCTGATGCATGGGATCATAGAAGGCATGCGTTGGCCAATGATTCCGGCCTATGTGATGACAGTAATACCGTTTGTCGTAGTCATAACTAAATTGAAGTCGAAGTCTCGACAAGAAGAGGAACAAACCACTCGAAAAAGATCGGTTGTAAAGCTCATTTTCGTGACAATACTGATGGTTGTTTATTCAGCGGCAGCGGTGGTATTGCCGATATTGCTTCCGGTATTCACTTTTGATATGCCAACAGGTCCTTACAAAATCGGCACAGTTACTTATGACTGGGTAGATGATCAGCGTGAAGAAATCCTTACGTCAGATCCAAGCGATAAGCGCGAATTAATGGTACAAATTTGGTATCCTGCGGACGCCAAAGCGAAAGGGAAACCGCAAGCCTATCATTCTAATATGGATGTCTTTGCGGAGGGATACCACAAAATGTTTAATGTTCCTAAGCTTCTGTTTTCTTCAATCGGCTATGTAAAGACGCATGCCATAGAACATGCAGAGATTTCTAATGCAGAGCCGTCCTATCCGGTACTTCTTTTTTCCCATGGCCTCACTGGAAACAAAATGCAGAATACCTTCCAGGTTGAACAATTGGTTAGCCAGGGTTACATCGTTGTTGGTATAGACCATACCTACAGCAGTACCGCTTCAATTTTCCCGAATGGGCGTGTGGCGCCTTTAATTATGCTAGACATCAATTCCATCGCAGACCTGGATGAAGCCAATATACAATGGGTAGAAGATGCGCGTTTTGTACTAGATCAAGTGGAGCAACTGGCGGCAAATGATCCAGAGCGGCGTTTTACTGGACGGATGGATATGAATAATGTCGGGATGTTCGGTCATTCCTTTGGTGGTGCAACAAGTGTACAAGCGTTAATGACAGATTCAAGAATTAAGGCGGCGCTTAATATGGATGGTGCATTATATGGGGAACGTCGTATTCCGGAAGAAGGGCTGAAGAAGCCATTTATGATGATGAGTGCTGATTCCAGTGTAGAGAGTATGAAGAAGGTAACGGAGGGCAGTCCGATTGACATGATGAAGGAAGTTCTGCCTCGGTTCGATCATGTAACAACAGGTGGTAACTACTGGATGATCCTAAATAAGACGAATCACCTCAGCTTTACCGATATGGTTCTGTTCTCACCTCTGTTTCAATTGATGCAGGGCCGTGATGTTCGGGAGGGTCTGAGCCTCATTACCGATTATTCACAGGATTTCTTCGATCATTATTTAAAGGGAAAACCATTTGAACTTATAGGGCAAAATGTTGGAGAGCACCCGAAATTTACCCTCCTTCATGACTAA
- a CDS encoding type II CAAX endopeptidase family protein: protein MRTDFSTMPSLSSEEEKVQKARRGLLVFFAILIPLSILSYVLIMKAPIFGLLLMWTPGLSSIFARIVLREGISDISLRIGGKQTFKSLPFILLFPVVIGLFAYGIAWITGLVQYVTPESFIQGPSGVIFAGTILVQMFAGTAIGIISSSGEELGWRGYMLTRLINARVPRPVLTSGIIWGVWHLPVMLFANYYSGPYPALSVILFMISVTSFSYLISRLRLTTGSIWPAILLHACWNAVIQDAFDISSSGKNVLLWTGESGILVALALLIAAWMMSRKPLVIRHL from the coding sequence ATGAGAACAGATTTTAGTACGATGCCCAGCTTGAGTTCAGAGGAGGAAAAGGTCCAAAAAGCCAGGCGAGGACTGCTCGTTTTCTTTGCCATACTCATCCCTCTCTCCATCCTTAGTTATGTACTGATCATGAAAGCACCGATTTTCGGCCTGCTCCTCATGTGGACACCGGGCTTATCCTCCATCTTCGCCCGTATCGTACTGCGTGAAGGAATCTCGGATATTTCCCTGCGGATTGGGGGGAAGCAAACCTTCAAGTCGTTACCTTTCATTTTGCTGTTTCCAGTTGTCATTGGTTTATTCGCTTATGGAATTGCCTGGATTACAGGACTTGTTCAGTACGTTACACCGGAATCATTCATTCAAGGTCCATCAGGCGTTATCTTTGCAGGAACGATACTTGTTCAAATGTTTGCGGGTACTGCAATCGGTATAATCAGCAGTTCAGGAGAGGAGCTTGGATGGAGAGGCTATATGCTCACTCGCCTAATCAACGCCCGTGTACCTCGACCCGTGCTGACGAGCGGAATTATTTGGGGGGTATGGCACCTTCCCGTGATGCTTTTTGCAAATTATTATTCCGGTCCATATCCTGCCTTATCGGTTATCCTATTTATGATTTCAGTGACCTCTTTCAGTTATCTGATCAGCCGCTTGCGCTTAACAACGGGCAGCATATGGCCTGCAATTCTCCTCCATGCATGTTGGAATGCCGTGATTCAGGATGCCTTTGATATATCTTCCAGTGGCAAGAACGTTCTTCTATGGACTGGAGAGTCGGGAATTCTAGTGGCTCTCGCCTTGCTAATTGCAGCATGGATGATGTCGAGAAAGCCTCTTGTCATAAGACATCTATAA
- a CDS encoding IS3 family transposase: MSQRENYDIIDELRCSHGITRLLSITGIPRSSYYKWRATQPQRDARQDREREIKEHMMAIHFANREFGYPRMTTALWEAGLNVNHKKVWRIMRELSIQSVIRKKRKKSSYTPSVIYPNRLKRQFHATAPQQKMVTDITYIPNGSTFVYLSVIQDLFNNEIVAWQLSKRNDVQLVLDTVEQWTQKRDVSEAVLHSDQGFQYTSQAYNTRLEAFGVKGSHSRKATCLDNACIESFFSHLKTEKLYLNQCNSEVEIRQAVEDYMYNYNYRRFQAKLKQRAPIEYRCALAA, from the coding sequence CTGAGCCAACGGGAGAACTACGATATCATAGACGAATTGCGCTGCTCGCATGGCATTACACGCCTATTATCGATTACAGGAATACCCCGTTCCAGTTACTACAAATGGCGAGCAACACAGCCGCAGCGAGACGCAAGACAAGACCGTGAGCGTGAGATCAAAGAACACATGATGGCTATTCATTTTGCAAACCGAGAGTTTGGTTATCCTCGCATGACAACGGCGTTGTGGGAGGCTGGTCTGAACGTTAATCACAAGAAAGTATGGCGAATCATGCGGGAACTATCGATCCAATCGGTAATTCGTAAGAAGCGGAAGAAGTCCAGCTATACGCCATCTGTGATTTATCCGAATCGCCTGAAGCGCCAGTTTCATGCGACAGCACCCCAGCAAAAAATGGTGACGGATATTACCTATATTCCGAATGGAAGTACATTTGTTTACCTGTCCGTGATTCAAGACCTGTTCAACAATGAGATTGTAGCTTGGCAGTTGTCTAAACGGAACGATGTTCAGCTCGTATTGGATACGGTGGAACAATGGACACAAAAAAGAGACGTTTCAGAAGCCGTGCTCCATTCGGATCAGGGCTTCCAATACACGTCTCAGGCGTACAACACACGATTAGAAGCATTCGGCGTGAAGGGCAGCCACTCTCGCAAAGCAACCTGCCTAGATAACGCATGCATCGAATCCTTCTTTTCGCATCTCAAGACAGAGAAGCTGTACCTTAACCAGTGTAATTCAGAAGTAGAGATTCGACAAGCCGTGGAAGATTATATGTACAATTACAACTACCGACGCTTTCAAGCCAAACTCAAACAGCGCGCACCGATTGAATATCGATGCGCACTGGCAGCATAG
- a CDS encoding transposase translates to MAKKGQTFQTYTEEFKLNAVRSYVEGSSSYKVVADREGIRNCSQLKVWVKKWKNGEVFDERKNNVPNPMKGRPRTAFSSVEEERDYLQAQVDYLKKRYPNLVKEKR, encoded by the coding sequence ATGGCCAAAAAAGGACAAACATTTCAGACGTATACCGAAGAGTTTAAATTGAATGCAGTTAGATCCTATGTCGAAGGTTCTTCAAGTTACAAAGTGGTCGCTGATCGCGAAGGAATTCGAAACTGTTCACAACTGAAGGTGTGGGTAAAAAAATGGAAAAACGGGGAAGTGTTTGATGAGCGAAAAAACAATGTTCCGAATCCAATGAAAGGACGTCCTCGTACTGCCTTTAGCAGTGTAGAAGAAGAACGGGATTACCTTCAAGCACAGGTGGATTATTTAAAAAAGCGGTATCCAAATCTAGTAAAGGAGAAGCGCTGA